In one window of Nitrospira sp. DNA:
- a CDS encoding exo-alpha-sialidase gives MCSNNWVRAGLCSFMAATGLWCVMTEGPVWAEPLTGFQLGAKWTTEHKVKSLVGPSVQVDEQGRVSLSWMEEDKDVRSVLYARSAEPGGPMGAPVRINRPEDVPYWRQEAPALVVQGEDVFVTWGLAHPKATPQQPFATELRLSRSIDGGKTFQPSVAVNDDPGVIQHTFDALHRDADGRLHLSWIDGREGKKEPGTYVARSLDRGATITRNLKVDEGTCVCCRTAMTSGPEGMVYVAWRKIFEGNVRETVVARSTDHGETFEAPVIVGHDQWVFPACPHRPASMGVDRQGRLYVVWYSEGTDEIPAVYIAYSDDRGKSFSEKRKLNISKNTFPDHPQIAVDPEGRIVVVWEEQAPVKRDVVMSVSMDRGATFTAPHKVNEKKSQTPVVAVNSQGLFALAWMEHGMPGHKIVVQTMKVPSVKVAAEPVR, from the coding sequence ATGTGCTCCAACAACTGGGTTAGAGCGGGTCTCTGTTCGTTCATGGCCGCGACCGGTCTGTGGTGTGTGATGACGGAGGGGCCGGTCTGGGCAGAGCCGCTCACCGGGTTTCAGCTTGGCGCCAAGTGGACGACCGAACATAAGGTGAAGAGCCTGGTGGGTCCGTCCGTGCAGGTGGACGAGCAGGGACGGGTCTCCTTGTCGTGGATGGAAGAGGATAAGGACGTGCGGTCGGTGCTGTACGCCCGCAGCGCAGAACCGGGCGGGCCGATGGGAGCGCCGGTACGTATCAACCGTCCGGAAGACGTGCCCTATTGGCGTCAGGAAGCGCCGGCGCTGGTCGTGCAGGGGGAAGACGTGTTTGTCACCTGGGGACTGGCCCATCCGAAAGCCACGCCGCAACAGCCCTTCGCGACGGAATTGCGATTGAGCCGCTCGATCGATGGGGGCAAGACGTTTCAGCCCTCCGTCGCGGTGAACGACGATCCGGGGGTCATTCAACATACCTTCGATGCCCTGCATCGTGATGCGGATGGACGGTTGCACCTCTCCTGGATCGACGGGCGTGAAGGAAAGAAGGAGCCCGGCACCTACGTGGCCCGTTCGTTGGACCGTGGCGCGACGATCACCAGGAATCTCAAGGTAGACGAGGGCACCTGTGTCTGCTGCCGCACGGCGATGACGAGTGGTCCTGAGGGCATGGTCTACGTAGCCTGGCGCAAGATTTTCGAAGGCAATGTTCGTGAAACGGTGGTGGCGCGTTCGACGGACCACGGGGAGACCTTCGAGGCGCCCGTCATCGTCGGGCACGATCAGTGGGTGTTCCCGGCCTGCCCGCATCGTCCGGCCTCCATGGGTGTGGACCGTCAGGGACGTCTCTACGTCGTCTGGTACAGCGAAGGAACGGACGAAATTCCCGCCGTCTACATCGCCTATTCGGACGACCGAGGGAAGAGCTTTTCTGAAAAGCGGAAGTTGAACATCTCGAAAAACACCTTTCCCGACCATCCGCAGATTGCGGTCGATCCGGAAGGACGGATCGTGGTGGTGTGGGAGGAGCAGGCTCCGGTCAAGCGGGATGTGGTGATGAGCGTCTCGATGGATCGTGGCGCAACCTTTACGGCGCCGCACAAAGTGAACGAGAAAAAAAGCCAGACTCCGGTCGTAGCCGTGAATAGTCAAGGCCTGTTTGCCCTGGCCTGGATGGAGCATGGCATGCCCGGTCATAAAATCGTGGTGCAGACCATGAAGGTCCCTTCAGTGAAGGTGGCGGCTGAACCGGTACGATAA
- a CDS encoding helix-turn-helix domain-containing protein: MNKQLLRVGEAADVLAVSRWTIYRWVEEGRLEGTKIGRGSLRVFRTSLDRLVQNNKTQEMNLTV, encoded by the coding sequence ATGAACAAGCAACTCTTGCGGGTCGGTGAGGCGGCGGATGTGTTGGCCGTGAGCCGCTGGACGATTTATCGGTGGGTGGAGGAAGGGCGGTTGGAGGGCACCAAGATCGGCCGCGGGAGCCTCAGGGTGTTCCGCACGTCGCTGGACCGGTTGGTGCAAAACAATAAGACGCAGGAAATGAACCTGACCGTCTGA
- a CDS encoding TonB-dependent receptor, with product MWARVHSFRLYVLCLCALVMALPFGGSPSFAQEEAVTGAVVEKSARERDLREQLQNILRELDELQQKPAGGAVVTPVQAVQPTAVQESSASAAAEPIPQYELADVSIISDRVLKRPEGITLSATPRSETESQPTRNMRESLESIPGVILRQRNGPRDFQVSIRGSGSKNGFGVRDVKFYEDGIGQTQSDGLSRLDIHDPWFMESTEVVRGASSSLYGNYALGGAVHFKTRRGKDINGVETFVTGGSYGYQKYAIAIGKEYTNLDASLFASYAREDGFLPHSEYDTATVNLNLRFKIDDKQNFYFKAINNDLDARSPGRLTQRQFDQNERQLGGITNATTNPETLHSKRRDRRTIVGGLYERQINANTLLQIEGDYDVKDINQPVSTNINPNFKHYSNLIHDGELMGMPLRSTVGFFFDYMEQEGGSYRNQNDGTATFGPLQQQTRLTQKNIGARFREELQFAPKWIAAVGFNYENSRISGLVTNYTTTATTSTFANRVAVDKTYDNFAPEVSLTFKPTQDTRIWTRASTGYAIPGLGNLTTGLDGNPGFNPDLKPQKNLNVELGTNSWLSKQFNIELVGFWIFFKDEIINQSVPLSAVTNGSFATNADESQYRGVELAWKYLPDVLPGLSWTGAFTHMESKYVKFTDQFSAGGVITRINQAGHQVPAVEKNVLNSKIMYHHAKSGVGGWVEGTWADSFFINNNNSLGSPSYLLVNTNLNYTYPVHNSRFIKFVKTYVELDNIFDKKYAAAAQPIADSTPDANKQAFLPGYGRSVYIGVTLGFF from the coding sequence ATGTGGGCTCGTGTTCATTCATTCCGACTGTATGTGTTGTGTCTTTGTGCTCTGGTGATGGCGTTACCCTTTGGAGGATCTCCCTCGTTCGCCCAGGAGGAAGCAGTGACCGGGGCCGTGGTCGAGAAGAGCGCGCGGGAGCGTGACTTGCGTGAGCAGTTACAGAACATTCTCCGCGAGTTGGATGAACTGCAACAGAAACCGGCCGGCGGCGCGGTAGTCACGCCAGTTCAAGCGGTTCAACCGACGGCGGTGCAGGAATCCTCCGCGTCGGCGGCGGCCGAGCCGATCCCGCAGTATGAGCTGGCCGATGTCAGCATCATCAGCGACCGGGTCTTGAAGCGTCCGGAGGGGATCACCTTATCGGCGACCCCGCGCAGCGAAACGGAATCACAACCGACCCGGAACATGCGGGAATCGTTGGAGTCGATTCCCGGCGTGATTCTGCGCCAGCGCAACGGGCCTCGCGATTTTCAGGTTTCCATTCGCGGGTCGGGTTCGAAAAATGGTTTCGGAGTGCGTGATGTCAAATTTTATGAGGACGGCATCGGGCAGACGCAGTCGGACGGGTTGTCTCGACTGGATATCCACGACCCGTGGTTCATGGAAAGCACGGAGGTGGTGAGAGGCGCCTCCTCTTCTCTGTACGGAAACTACGCACTGGGTGGGGCGGTGCATTTCAAAACCCGGCGCGGGAAGGACATCAACGGGGTAGAAACCTTCGTGACGGGTGGGTCCTACGGCTATCAAAAATATGCGATCGCAATCGGGAAAGAATACACCAACCTCGACGCCTCGTTGTTCGCCAGTTATGCCCGCGAAGACGGCTTCCTGCCGCATAGTGAGTACGATACGGCGACGGTCAATCTAAATTTGCGGTTCAAGATCGACGACAAACAGAATTTTTACTTCAAAGCGATCAATAACGACCTGGATGCCCGCTCCCCTGGACGTTTGACGCAACGCCAGTTCGATCAAAACGAACGCCAACTCGGTGGCATTACCAATGCCACCACGAATCCTGAAACGCTCCACTCTAAGCGGCGCGATCGACGGACGATTGTCGGCGGACTCTATGAGCGGCAGATCAATGCCAATACGCTGCTCCAGATCGAAGGCGACTACGATGTGAAGGACATCAATCAGCCGGTCAGCACCAACATCAATCCGAATTTCAAACACTATTCCAACCTCATCCATGATGGGGAGCTGATGGGGATGCCGCTGAGAAGCACGGTGGGCTTCTTCTTCGACTATATGGAACAGGAAGGCGGAAGTTATCGCAACCAGAACGACGGCACGGCGACGTTCGGTCCGCTGCAGCAGCAGACCAGGCTGACGCAGAAAAATATCGGCGCGCGGTTCCGGGAAGAGTTGCAGTTCGCTCCTAAATGGATTGCCGCGGTGGGCTTCAATTACGAGAATTCACGGATCTCTGGCCTTGTGACCAACTACACCACGACGGCGACGACCAGCACCTTTGCCAACCGAGTCGCCGTGGACAAAACCTATGATAACTTTGCGCCGGAAGTGTCTCTCACGTTTAAGCCCACTCAGGATACGCGCATCTGGACACGCGCTTCGACGGGTTATGCGATCCCCGGGCTCGGCAATCTGACCACGGGATTGGATGGCAATCCGGGATTTAATCCAGACCTGAAGCCGCAGAAGAATTTGAATGTCGAGCTTGGAACCAATTCCTGGCTCTCAAAACAATTCAATATCGAGCTGGTCGGGTTCTGGATTTTCTTCAAAGACGAAATCATCAATCAGAGTGTGCCCTTGTCCGCCGTGACGAATGGTAGCTTTGCCACCAATGCCGACGAGTCCCAATATCGTGGGGTTGAGCTGGCCTGGAAGTATCTCCCGGATGTTCTGCCCGGCTTGAGTTGGACCGGCGCGTTTACGCACATGGAAAGCAAGTACGTGAAGTTTACCGATCAATTTTCGGCCGGCGGTGTGATTACACGGATCAATCAGGCCGGTCATCAGGTGCCGGCGGTGGAGAAAAACGTCTTGAACAGCAAGATCATGTACCACCATGCGAAGTCCGGCGTCGGAGGGTGGGTTGAAGGCACCTGGGCGGACAGCTTCTTCATCAACAACAATAACTCGTTGGGTTCGCCGTCTTATCTGCTGGTGAACACGAATCTGAACTACACCTATCCGGTGCATAACAGCCGATTCATCAAGTTTGTGAAGACCTATGTCGAACTCGACAACATTTTCGACAAGAAATATGCGGCCGCGGCCCAGCCGATTGCGGACAGTACGCCTGACGCAAACAAGCAGGCGTTTCTGCCCGGCTATGGACGGTCGGTGTATATCGGGGTGACGTTGGGATTCTTTTAG
- a CDS encoding TlpA family protein disulfide reductase gives MKLTGLFRGLMLTVVLSTTAGPVWADDPFAALKIARVAPGTTAAAFELQSLDGRSVQLADLKGKVVVVNFWATWCGPCKEEMPAFERLRRQLDPDRFVLLTITTDLQRAGIKQFLANLNVQLPVLFDEQQDVSQAYLVRALPTTVFIDRQGALLGRAVGPREWDAPKVVQALQGLMP, from the coding sequence ATGAAGTTGACGGGATTGTTCAGGGGACTCATGCTGACGGTTGTGCTGAGCACGACGGCCGGTCCTGTATGGGCGGATGATCCTTTCGCCGCGTTGAAAATCGCGCGGGTTGCACCGGGCACTACCGCTGCGGCCTTTGAGCTACAGTCGCTGGATGGCCGGTCCGTGCAACTCGCGGACTTGAAGGGGAAAGTCGTCGTGGTGAATTTCTGGGCCACCTGGTGCGGGCCCTGCAAAGAAGAAATGCCGGCCTTTGAGCGTCTGCGACGGCAGCTGGACCCCGACCGCTTCGTGTTGCTGACCATCACGACCGACTTGCAACGCGCCGGCATCAAGCAGTTCCTGGCTAATCTCAACGTGCAACTCCCCGTGCTGTTCGACGAACAGCAGGATGTCTCGCAAGCCTATCTGGTGCGGGCCTTGCCGACCACGGTGTTCATCGACCGGCAGGGAGCCTTGCTGGGCCGTGCTGTCGGACCGCGTGAGTGGGATGCGCCCAAGGTGGTGCAGGCGTTGCAGGGGCTGATGCCATGA
- a CDS encoding amidohydrolase family protein, producing the protein MSRILLCLIVILAGCAGGTGLSSSSNASHPTGPSGSDSYAFINGRWFDGQGFQAATWYSVQGRLTRTPPQGRVETVDLSGLFVVPPFGEAHNHNVEGSWNIQAVAERYLKDGVFYVKNPNNVRDLALQIRSAINRPTSIDAIFAHAGLTGRGGHPVALYEDVLRTSRYEPVIGTIERGWFENRSYIVLDTDADLETKWPLITSGRPDFLKVYLVHSEDEAATGKSGHSPQRSGLHPRLVSQIVAKAHAAGLQVTAHVETAADFRQAVRAGVDEIAHVPGWLVTSAADGESARLTEADARLALERHVRVVTTAVAGSAMPSVPGHHPHGHHDGHASGMSDHHPAAPDDDRVQILKDNIALLHRAGVRVVVGSDHAETSLAEVLQLDRFHLFDNLTLLKMWCEDTPASIFPGRRIGRFDEGYEASFVALAGNPVEDFSQVQRIVRRFKQGVNLDRSFRHDAAPSGAGHRAH; encoded by the coding sequence ATGAGTCGCATCCTGTTGTGTCTGATTGTGATCCTGGCCGGCTGTGCGGGCGGGACGGGCCTGTCTTCATCGTCGAACGCGTCGCACCCGACCGGGCCGTCCGGGAGCGATTCCTACGCCTTCATCAACGGCCGATGGTTCGACGGCCAGGGGTTTCAGGCCGCCACCTGGTATTCAGTGCAGGGACGTTTGACGCGCACCCCGCCGCAGGGGCGAGTCGAGACGGTGGATCTGTCCGGCCTGTTCGTCGTGCCGCCGTTCGGGGAAGCGCACAATCATAACGTGGAAGGTTCGTGGAATATTCAGGCGGTGGCCGAGCGGTACCTCAAGGACGGCGTGTTCTACGTGAAGAATCCGAACAACGTCCGGGACCTCGCCCTGCAGATTCGGAGCGCGATCAATCGACCGACAAGCATCGATGCGATCTTCGCCCATGCCGGACTGACGGGGCGGGGCGGCCATCCCGTGGCGTTGTATGAGGACGTCTTGCGGACGAGCCGATACGAGCCGGTGATCGGAACCATCGAGCGGGGGTGGTTTGAGAACCGGTCGTACATCGTGCTCGACACCGACGCGGATCTGGAGACGAAATGGCCGTTGATCACAAGCGGCCGACCCGACTTTCTGAAAGTCTATCTCGTGCACTCCGAAGACGAGGCCGCGACCGGAAAGTCCGGACATTCCCCGCAACGAAGCGGTCTCCATCCGCGACTCGTGTCACAGATTGTCGCCAAGGCCCATGCCGCGGGGCTGCAGGTGACGGCCCATGTCGAAACGGCGGCGGACTTTCGACAGGCGGTTCGTGCAGGAGTGGATGAGATCGCGCATGTGCCGGGGTGGCTGGTGACCAGTGCCGCCGATGGGGAGTCCGCCCGACTCACGGAAGCGGATGCGCGCTTGGCCTTGGAACGTCACGTGCGGGTCGTGACCACCGCAGTGGCGGGAAGCGCCATGCCCTCGGTTCCGGGACATCATCCGCACGGGCATCACGACGGGCATGCATCCGGGATGTCCGATCATCATCCGGCGGCGCCGGATGATGATCGGGTACAGATTCTCAAGGACAACATTGCGTTACTCCATCGCGCGGGCGTGCGCGTCGTGGTCGGCAGCGACCATGCCGAGACATCGCTGGCGGAAGTGTTGCAGCTGGACAGGTTTCATCTCTTCGACAATCTGACGCTGCTCAAGATGTGGTGTGAGGACACGCCGGCTTCGATTTTCCCCGGCCGTCGGATCGGGCGATTCGACGAAGGGTACGAGGCCAGCTTTGTCGCTCTGGCCGGCAACCCCGTCGAGGATTTTTCGCAGGTGCAGCGCATCGTGCGGCGATTCAAGCAGGGGGTGAATCTCGATCGTTCCTTCCGTCATGACGCCGCCCCTTCAGGAGCCGGTCACCGGGCTCACTGA
- a CDS encoding TonB-dependent receptor, with the protein MKAVVWWGRGTAAACLAAALIVGIEPSVAQATEEPSDQEAPVVVVDPVEVRGKRIENVEDVKQELARRPGSNILIEEKQITESRAINLQDVLQFAPGVRFQSRFGADEGQFQIRGTTLRTNYHHRGINILINGIFFGDADGFSDFESIDLMAYERIEVYKGANALRYGANSIGGAINFVPRTGYSASTLQMRMLAGSFGMVSGQVSSGKVTQPFQVGSMNATMDYYISVSGNRQDGFQDNSQQARERINANIGVQLGNHQEIRAYFLQANVAERLPGSLTNEQLFFNRRQAGGQSPPGAPPFFACVTNNQTCTWGRYYNLQRIGIAYHNEFASNQYFEIIPYFSNQYEDHPIYQTLRMHSYNVGGELRYVNSNSLFGKNNSFVMGFQPRYGDQRQDRYVNINGSIGALTNSFRAKSTYFGAYAEDAFDATKDFTIVVGGRWDYTTRQATVDNYGPAGNPFNPATPSTLTGTQRPLQHFDAINPKLGFVYRTTQTSQLYFNASRAYEAPINIELLSSFNANGSPNTGFLNLDAQRAWQLELGHRGTSADKRYSWDVTVYNLEMQKELLTTIINNTGTFQNANGTRHTGVEAGGGMVLKKGLFVQGGAGKEDSLQTRVAYTWSRFKFTDDVRGGGIGGPNVLIAKAGNTVAGAPEHSLNVEARYDHPAGWWIAPNIEWSMSGFYTDYLNTIKNPSYFVVNLRSGYTINDHWILFAEGRNLTDKTYAGAVVVNDQFNRFANAALGISGFAGVEYKF; encoded by the coding sequence ATGAAGGCAGTGGTGTGGTGGGGAAGAGGAACGGCGGCGGCCTGTCTGGCCGCGGCTTTGATTGTGGGGATCGAACCGTCTGTCGCGCAGGCGACCGAGGAGCCGTCTGATCAGGAGGCCCCGGTCGTCGTGGTCGATCCCGTGGAGGTGAGGGGAAAGCGGATTGAAAATGTCGAGGATGTGAAGCAGGAACTTGCTCGCCGACCAGGCAGCAATATTCTGATCGAAGAGAAACAGATTACCGAGTCGCGGGCTATCAATCTGCAAGACGTCCTGCAGTTTGCGCCGGGCGTCCGGTTCCAATCACGGTTTGGTGCCGATGAAGGCCAGTTTCAGATCCGCGGTACGACGCTCCGCACCAACTACCATCATCGCGGCATCAATATTCTGATCAACGGGATCTTCTTCGGCGACGCGGACGGATTTTCCGACTTCGAATCGATCGACCTCATGGCCTATGAACGGATCGAAGTCTATAAAGGCGCTAATGCGCTACGGTACGGTGCCAACAGCATCGGCGGCGCCATCAATTTTGTGCCGCGTACCGGTTATAGCGCCTCGACGTTGCAGATGCGGATGCTGGCCGGCAGCTTCGGCATGGTGAGCGGGCAGGTGTCGAGCGGCAAAGTCACTCAGCCCTTCCAGGTCGGCAGTATGAATGCGACGATGGACTATTACATCAGCGTGTCCGGGAACCGGCAGGACGGGTTCCAGGACAACAGTCAGCAGGCCCGCGAACGCATTAATGCCAACATCGGTGTGCAACTCGGCAACCATCAGGAAATCCGAGCGTATTTTCTGCAGGCGAACGTCGCAGAACGGCTGCCCGGCTCACTGACCAATGAGCAGCTGTTTTTCAATCGCCGACAGGCGGGAGGTCAAAGCCCTCCCGGAGCGCCTCCGTTTTTTGCCTGTGTCACGAACAACCAAACGTGTACCTGGGGGCGCTATTACAACCTTCAACGGATCGGCATCGCGTACCACAATGAATTTGCGTCCAATCAATACTTTGAAATCATTCCCTACTTCTCGAATCAATACGAGGATCACCCGATCTATCAGACTCTCCGAATGCATTCTTACAATGTTGGTGGTGAACTCCGCTATGTGAATTCGAATTCACTGTTTGGCAAGAACAACTCGTTCGTCATGGGCTTCCAGCCGCGCTATGGCGACCAGCGGCAAGATCGGTATGTGAACATCAATGGGAGTATCGGGGCTTTAACGAATAGCTTTAGGGCGAAGAGTACCTATTTCGGAGCCTACGCCGAAGATGCGTTCGATGCCACGAAGGACTTCACGATCGTGGTCGGCGGTCGGTGGGATTATACGACTCGCCAGGCGACGGTGGATAACTACGGGCCGGCCGGCAATCCGTTCAATCCGGCGACGCCCTCCACACTGACCGGTACGCAGCGGCCGTTGCAACATTTCGATGCGATCAATCCGAAGCTCGGATTCGTCTATCGTACGACGCAGACCTCGCAGCTCTATTTCAACGCCAGCCGGGCCTATGAGGCACCGATCAACATCGAATTGCTTTCTTCGTTCAATGCCAATGGCTCGCCGAACACCGGATTCCTGAATCTGGATGCGCAACGCGCCTGGCAGTTGGAATTAGGGCATCGGGGCACGTCCGCGGACAAGCGGTACAGTTGGGACGTGACGGTCTACAACCTAGAAATGCAAAAGGAACTTCTGACCACGATCATCAATAATACCGGGACCTTTCAAAATGCCAACGGCACCAGGCACACCGGCGTCGAGGCCGGCGGCGGTATGGTCCTGAAGAAGGGGCTCTTCGTGCAGGGAGGAGCAGGGAAGGAGGATAGTCTGCAGACTAGGGTGGCCTACACTTGGTCGCGCTTCAAGTTCACCGACGATGTGCGCGGCGGCGGGATCGGCGGCCCCAACGTGCTCATTGCGAAAGCCGGAAATACCGTGGCCGGCGCGCCGGAGCACAGCTTGAACGTGGAGGCTCGCTACGATCATCCGGCTGGTTGGTGGATCGCGCCGAATATCGAGTGGTCCATGTCCGGGTTTTATACAGATTATTTGAACACGATCAAGAATCCGTCCTACTTCGTGGTCAATCTGCGGTCCGGCTATACCATCAACGATCATTGGATCCTCTTCGCCGAAGGGCGCAACCTGACCGATAAAACCTATGCCGGGGCGGTGGTCGTGAACGACCAGTTCAATCGATTTGCCAACGCGGCGTTGGGTATCAGTGGGTTTGCAGGCGTCGAGTACAAGTTTTAG